The region CAAACATTAAGATCTGCCATCCCAACCTTTATTTTTTCTTCCATATACTACTCTGTTATCCCTAGAGATTTTAATATTGTCCCATAAGATTTAACGTCAGGAATTAATATAAAGTTACCAAATACTTTATCTTCACCTTCGCCAAATTCTGTTTGTATCAATAATGCTTTATCCCCAATTTTACCGAATTCAATAGCAGGTACACTTAGTATAGCTCCGGCCATATCAATAGCCATATATGGTATAGATGATACTATTTTCAAATTAGTTAATGATGATAATGATGATAAATATGCTCCTGTAATAATGTTACCTATTTCTTTTAATGCAGACAAATCTATTTCAGTAAAATCTTCAAAGGTATTTAATTCTTTTCCCATAAGTATATTAACTAGATTATGTGCGGAGGTCTTCTCTAGTATAAACATCATCATTCCATTGATTTCACCATCTACATTAAGTAATATCCCTACTACTTGATTTTCAGCACCACCTAATACATCTGATAACTCTTTAAATTCAGATATATTTACTTTTGGTACTCCCATATCAACTTTTTTGTTAATCATTTGAGAAAGGGCAGTTGTAGCATTTCCTGCCCCAATATTTCCAATTTCTTTTAATACATCTAGCTGTATGTTATCTAAAGTATCAATATTAATATTATCCATTAAAATATCCTATCCCTTCGCTTAAGACATAAATATTAGTAATCAGTCTTATATATTCTAGTTGATAATCAGCATCTTCTAATCGTTAGTATTAATTAAGCCATCTATATTTAGTAAAGTCACTAATTCCTTACCAATTTTGCCAACACCTTGAACATAAATATTTTTTTCATCGCTAGAATCTTTAGCTATTTTTTCAATATTGTCTTCTGTTAAATTAATCACTTCCTTAACTTCATCAACAATAAATCCCATTGGATTACCATCTATCTTAACAATTATAATTCTAGTATCATTGGTATACTCATCAGGGTCTAATCGAAATTTAAGTCTTAAACTCATTACAGGAATTATATCCCCACGTAGATTTACGACACCTTTTATATAATATGGTGCTTTCGGAACCCTAGTTATTCTTAACATTCTTTCTATATTATGTACATGTTGTATATTAACTCCATATTGTTCATGACCAATCTTAGCTACAATATATTGTATGACTTCTTGATTATTATTTTCTTCCATTTTGCGACCCTCCTATTAAACTAATGAATTTACATCTAGAATTAATGCAACCTCGCCATCACCAAGTATAGTAGCACCTGCGATTAATTTGATATTAGTTAAATATTTCCCTAATGTTTTTATTACTATTTCTTGTTGTCCAATAAGAGAATCAACTACTATTCCAGCTTGTTTTTCTCCTTTATTCACAATAACTACAGTTAAGGAATCTTTCTCTTTATCTTCAGTAGGTATATCCAATTTATCATGCAATCTTATAATTGGTATTACACGTCCTCTTAGATTAATCACTTCTTGATTCTGGATATATTTTATATCAGATATTAATACATCTTCTATATTTTGAATTGTATTAAGAGGTATTGCATATTTTTCTTCTCCAAGATTAACCATTAGTGCCTGGATTATAGCAAGTGTTAAAGGAAGTCTTATGATGAATTTACTGCCTCTATTGATTTCTGTTTTAACTTCAATATCACCCCCGAGAGCTTCTATTTTAGTTTTAACTACATCTAATCCGACACCTCTACCAGAAACATCTGATATCTTTTCTGCTGTACTGAAACTTGGTTTGAACAATAATTCTATTATTTCTTGATCGTTCATACTATCAGCTTGTTCTCTAGATAATACGCCTTTACTTACAGCTTTATTTTTGATATTATTTACATCTATACCTTTCCCGTCATCAACAACTTCTATAATTACATTATTTCCATCTTGGTATGCTCTGAGATCAATTATCCCTACAGGATCTTTGCCTGCTTTTACTCTTACATCAGGAGTTTCTAGACCATGATCCCCAGCATTTCTTAATAAGTGAACTAAAGGATCTCCAATTTCATCTATTACTGTCCTATCAAGCTCTGTTTCTTCTCCAGACATGTGTAATTCAATATTTTTATTTAATTTTCTTGATAAATCCCTTATTAGTCTAGGGAAACGATTAAATACACGTTCTATCGGAACCATTCTGACTTTCATAACTGCATCATGCAAATTTGTAGTAATTCTTTCCAAATATTCTATTTGTTCATTGAAATTATGACTAGTATTTTTTAATTCAATAGTCTCTAAACCATTTTTTATAATGATAAGTTCACTAACTAAATTCATAAGAGTATCTAATCTTTCAATATCTACTCTAACAGTTCGGTTTGTCTTAGGCTTAGTTGTTTTACTGGTAGAATTGTTTGGTTGTTTTTTAGTTGTTTTACTGACTTTCTTTTCATTAACTTCTTTTTTTTCTATTTTTGTATTTTCTTCATCTTCAATTTTAATTTCATCAGTTAAAACTTCAGTTACTTCTGCAATAGAAGTTAATTCCTTTATTATAGTTGAAGGCTCTTCTTTAGTTATTATGAAGGTTGAAAAATCAGTATCGAATTTTTCATCTTCAATATCTTGCACAGCAGGATATGATTTAATAACTTGTCCTAGCTTTTCCAATGTCCTAAATACAATAAATGCTCTTGCGGATTTTAATACGCAACCTTCACTTATATAAATAGTAGTACCATATACTTTATAATTTTCTTCATAAGCTTTGATTATCGCATTTCTTTCAAAATCAGTAAAATTAATGTTTAAGTGTTTTCTCTTATCCATATCAGATAATGATTCTTTTTTAGCTGAATTTGATTTTACGTTATCTTCCTTATTACTTTTATTACTGTCTTTATTATTGGTTTCATCATCTTTTTTATCATTGTCTAAAATCATATTTAATTTATCAATGATATTTTGATTATCTTTGTCGCCTTCGGAACCAGATTCAACAATTTGATCAACATACTGCTCTAATGCATCTAAGCATTGAAATAAAACATCTAATAAATCAGCTTCTACTTTGATTGTTCCATTTCTTATTTCAGATAGTACGTTTTCCATGTCATGTGTTAATTTCTGCATCCGTTTATATCCCATTGTAGCAGCCATACCTTTTAGGGTATGAGCAACTCTAAACACTTCATTAATCAATTCTACATTATCTGTATTTTTTTCAAGTTCTAATAATGATTCATTTAAACTTTGTAAATGTTCTTTTGATTCCTCAATAAAAATTTCTAAATATTGGCTTATATCCAATTAAAGCACCCCCACTTTCTTAAGAATTGAGTCTGATATTGATTCTAATGGTATTATCTCATCAGCAATGCCCTTAGCAACAACTGCTTTTGGCATTCCATATACTACACAAGTTTCTTCATCTTGTGCAATTATATGTATTTTATGATTATCTTTAAGATTCCAAAGGCCCTCGGTACCATCATTACCCATACCTGTCATAATTACACCAATTAGGTTATCTATATTAACATCAACCAATGAATTCATCATCACATCAACTGCTGGTCTATGTCCTCTGAAAGGGTCTTCTTTTGATAATTTAATGCAAAGATTGCATTTCTTGTCTTGTATTACTTTCATATGATAATTCCCTGGTGCAATATAAGCTGTACCTTTTTCAATAATATCACCATCTTCAGCTTCTTTTACATTTATTTCACTTAATTGATTAAGTCGGTCGGCTAAAGACTTAGTGAATCCTGCTGGCATGTGCTGTACAATAATAATTCCTGCATCCAAATTACTTGGAAGATAAGGCAAAACATATTGAAGTGCTCTAGGACCACCTGTTGAACAACCAATTGCTACTATTTTACTGTTTATTGATAAACAATCATTTTCAGGTTTAGTTGTTCTGAATTTTTTTGAAGGATAGTCTCTTCTTCGAGGTTTTAACTGTTGTATTTTAGGAGTTTTTATATTTACTGCCATCAATAATTTCTCAATTAACTTATTCTTCATTTCTTCAGTATTAACTTTAAAAATATTTTGAGGCTTAGTAACAAAATCAATAGCTCCAAGTTCCAACGCTCTAATTGTTTCTTGTGTTCCTTCACTAGCAAGAGTACTCATAACAATTATAGGTACATGTATTTTATCAAGTTTTAATTGTTCAAGCATCTCTAATCCATTCATTATAGGCATTTCAATGTCCAGAGTTACAACATCAGGTTTTAGCTCTTTAATTTTTTGCAGTCCATCTTCCCCGTTTTTTGCAGTTCCTATTACCTCACATCTAGAATCACTTTTAATTATATCAGATATAACTCTTCTCATGAATGCAGAGTCATCAATCACAAGAATTTTTTTATTATTTATGCCCATATTATCACAGTCCTTTTTTTCGCTTTCGTCTCATTCGTTCCTTTTCAAAAATAAATTTTATTATTTTTTCTCTATCAACATTAGATATATCACAAAACATAATTCTTGTTTCATATTTCATTGTATCAAAATCAACTATATCAGATAATAAAACATTACCCTTTAAATCAATATGATTCACTTTATCATTCATAGCTAAGTTTATTTTACATCTAATAGTAGTATTAGTACCTAACTTTTGCTTTGAAGTAAACCTTAATCCACCACCACTAATATCTACTATTAACCCTTCATTCCAAATGTTATCGTTTATATCAGTAAAAAGAATAGGAAGAATGCATTCCAATCTATAATATTTTCTTCTTTGACTTTTTTTAAATTCTGATTTTATTTCGAATGTAATAAAATGTAACTCTTTTTGTTTATATCTATTTTTAACAGATGTTTTACATTTGTATAATCCATTTTTAGTATAAATTGATAATACATAAGTTGCGCCCACTTCTAATGGAATGATTTTACCATTCTTTACAGGTGCAGTTATGATTAATTCATTATCTCCAATATCTTGCAAAATACTAGCATATACCTGTTCGTTCTTATATGTTTCATTCATATTGAATTTCAATCTTGATATTTCAACTTTATCTCCTAGTGCCAATGCTTTAAATGTCATAAATACCACCTTACCTGTACTTTTTAAATTTAACTAAACTATTAAAAACACCTCTAAGTCCAACATCTTGTTTAGTTTTATATGTGCTATGATTCAGTAAATTATTAGCTATGACTTCAAAAGCTTTAGATACTTTTGATTTTGGATATAATATTGAGACAGGCTTTTGTTGTATTACTGCTTTTGTCAAATAATTATCTTGTGGTAAAAATCCTACATTATTAAGATTAATGTCTAAAAATTTATTTGCTACCTGATTAAGTTTATTATATATATCCAATCCTTCAGATTCACTTGAAACCCTATTAACTAATAAACTGATTTCTGTTGATTTATAATCTGCTCTTTTCCTGTTTTTTAGTGCTTTTAATACAGCATAAGCATCAGTTATTGAAGTAGGTTCTGGAGTTGTTACTAGAATCACTTCACTTGAAGATACAATAAATTCTAATACTGAATCTGATATACCAGCTCCTGTATCAATTATTATGATATCTGCTAGATGGTCAAGTTCTAATAATTTTTCATTTAGAAAACTTATTTGATCTTTTGTCATATTAGTCAATTCCTGTACACCTGAACCACCAGATATGAATTCAATACCTAATGGTCCTGAAGTCAATACTTCTTCAACACTCATTCCATTATAGATCAAATCAAACAGATTATATCTAGGAATAATGCCAAATATAACTTCTATATTAGCTAATCCAAAATCTGCATCGAATATAACAACTCTTTTACCCATTTTTTTTAAATTAATTGCTAAGTTAACAGATACATTGGATTTACCTACGCCACCTTTTCCACTTGTAACCGTTATTACCTTGGAAGAACTTCTATTGCTAGATGTTTGCCTTTTACGCATTAAATTTCTTAAGTTAACAGCCTGATCCATAGTTATCCTTGTCCCCCTAATAAACTTTTTGCAATATTATGTGGATTAACCTCAATAATATCATCTGGAACATTTTGTCCGAATGTTACATAAGATAATTTAACTCCTAATTTATATCTAAAATTAAGTATATTACCTACACATATGGATTCATCCAATTTAGTAAAGATAACTTTAAAATCTGCTATATTCATATAGCTTTCGGCAATACTCATCAAATCTTTATACTTAGTTGTTATACTTAGTACTAAATAGACTTCGTTCCCAGGAATGTAACTCAATAATTCTTCCATATCAGCCAATTTTTCATTATCTTTATGTGATCTTCCAGCTGTATCAATTATTATTAAATCTTTATCTTCAAATCTTTTTATTGACTCTTTTATATCTTCGTTATTATATACAACTTCAACTGGGATATTTAATATTTTCGCAAAAGTCCTTAATTGTTCAACTGCTGCGATTCTATATGTATCAGCAGTAATAAGCCCGATACTCTTATCTCTATTTAATGCGAAATGGGATGCTAGCTTAGCTATTGTTGTTGTCTTACCAACTCCAGTTGGACCAATAAAAGTAATAATTTTAGGTCCTGTACCACTAAAGTCAACAGTTTCTATTTCTCCCAACTCATGAATTATCCTTTTATATATTATTGAAACTAAATTATTTATCTTAATATTTCCTTTTGATAATGATTCATTTAACCCATACATAATTTTATTAGCAACTTTTTCGTTGACTTCATTTTTTATTAGTTGATTGTATAT is a window of Vallitalea longa DNA encoding:
- a CDS encoding chemotaxis protein CheC, which encodes MDNINIDTLDNIQLDVLKEIGNIGAGNATTALSQMINKKVDMGVPKVNISEFKELSDVLGGAENQVVGILLNVDGEINGMMMFILEKTSAHNLVNILMGKELNTFEDFTEIDLSALKEIGNIITGAYLSSLSSLTNLKIVSSIPYMAIDMAGAILSVPAIEFGKIGDKALLIQTEFGEGEDKVFGNFILIPDVKSYGTILKSLGITE
- a CDS encoding chemotaxis protein CheW, whose protein sequence is MEENNNQEVIQYIVAKIGHEQYGVNIQHVHNIERMLRITRVPKAPYYIKGVVNLRGDIIPVMSLRLKFRLDPDEYTNDTRIIIVKIDGNPMGFIVDEVKEVINLTEDNIEKIAKDSSDEKNIYVQGVGKIGKELVTLLNIDGLINTND
- a CDS encoding chemotaxis protein CheA, whose protein sequence is MDISQYLEIFIEESKEHLQSLNESLLELEKNTDNVELINEVFRVAHTLKGMAATMGYKRMQKLTHDMENVLSEIRNGTIKVEADLLDVLFQCLDALEQYVDQIVESGSEGDKDNQNIIDKLNMILDNDKKDDETNNKDSNKSNKEDNVKSNSAKKESLSDMDKRKHLNINFTDFERNAIIKAYEENYKVYGTTIYISEGCVLKSARAFIVFRTLEKLGQVIKSYPAVQDIEDEKFDTDFSTFIITKEEPSTIIKELTSIAEVTEVLTDEIKIEDEENTKIEKKEVNEKKVSKTTKKQPNNSTSKTTKPKTNRTVRVDIERLDTLMNLVSELIIIKNGLETIELKNTSHNFNEQIEYLERITTNLHDAVMKVRMVPIERVFNRFPRLIRDLSRKLNKNIELHMSGEETELDRTVIDEIGDPLVHLLRNAGDHGLETPDVRVKAGKDPVGIIDLRAYQDGNNVIIEVVDDGKGIDVNNIKNKAVSKGVLSREQADSMNDQEIIELLFKPSFSTAEKISDVSGRGVGLDVVKTKIEALGGDIEVKTEINRGSKFIIRLPLTLAIIQALMVNLGEEKYAIPLNTIQNIEDVLISDIKYIQNQEVINLRGRVIPIIRLHDKLDIPTEDKEKDSLTVVIVNKGEKQAGIVVDSLIGQQEIVIKTLGKYLTNIKLIAGATILGDGEVALILDVNSLV
- a CDS encoding protein-glutamate methylesterase/protein-glutamine glutaminase, yielding MGINNKKILVIDDSAFMRRVISDIIKSDSRCEVIGTAKNGEDGLQKIKELKPDVVTLDIEMPIMNGLEMLEQLKLDKIHVPIIVMSTLASEGTQETIRALELGAIDFVTKPQNIFKVNTEEMKNKLIEKLLMAVNIKTPKIQQLKPRRRDYPSKKFRTTKPENDCLSINSKIVAIGCSTGGPRALQYVLPYLPSNLDAGIIIVQHMPAGFTKSLADRLNQLSEINVKEAEDGDIIEKGTAYIAPGNYHMKVIQDKKCNLCIKLSKEDPFRGHRPAVDVMMNSLVDVNIDNLIGVIMTGMGNDGTEGLWNLKDNHKIHIIAQDEETCVVYGMPKAVVAKGIADEIIPLESISDSILKKVGVL
- a CDS encoding flagellar brake protein gives rise to the protein MTFKALALGDKVEISRLKFNMNETYKNEQVYASILQDIGDNELIITAPVKNGKIIPLEVGATYVLSIYTKNGLYKCKTSVKNRYKQKELHFITFEIKSEFKKSQRRKYYRLECILPILFTDINDNIWNEGLIVDISGGGLRFTSKQKLGTNTTIRCKINLAMNDKVNHIDLKGNVLLSDIVDFDTMKYETRIMFCDISNVDREKIIKFIFEKERMRRKRKKGL
- a CDS encoding MinD/ParA family protein; its protein translation is MDQAVNLRNLMRKRQTSSNRSSSKVITVTSGKGGVGKSNVSVNLAINLKKMGKRVVIFDADFGLANIEVIFGIIPRYNLFDLIYNGMSVEEVLTSGPLGIEFISGGSGVQELTNMTKDQISFLNEKLLELDHLADIIIIDTGAGISDSVLEFIVSSSEVILVTTPEPTSITDAYAVLKALKNRKRADYKSTEISLLVNRVSSESEGLDIYNKLNQVANKFLDINLNNVGFLPQDNYLTKAVIQQKPVSILYPKSKVSKAFEVIANNLLNHSTYKTKQDVGLRGVFNSLVKFKKYR
- the flhF gene encoding flagellar biosynthesis protein FlhF, producing MKIKQFEANTEKEAMLQVKEEFGKEALIVSVKNIKPKGIFKLFKSPCVQVTAALEEKDSAITKEVEVDDKKIIDDEKDNSIYHSKSIENIEDKINELEQYIKNGQKENHLVIKKEQVSEKNIPLINLIYNQLIKNEVNEKVANKIMYGLNESLSKGNIKINNLVSIIYKRIIHELGEIETVDFSGTGPKIITFIGPTGVGKTTTIAKLASHFALNRDKSIGLITADTYRIAAVEQLRTFAKILNIPVEVVYNNEDIKESIKRFEDKDLIIIDTAGRSHKDNEKLADMEELLSYIPGNEVYLVLSITTKYKDLMSIAESYMNIADFKVIFTKLDESICVGNILNFRYKLGVKLSYVTFGQNVPDDIIEVNPHNIAKSLLGGQG